In Silene latifolia isolate original U9 population chromosome X, ASM4854445v1, whole genome shotgun sequence, the following proteins share a genomic window:
- the LOC141619542 gene encoding uncharacterized protein LOC141619542 — MNKDVNTRPNLYKIGYSSDDRCCICEGDSETLEHLFFRCSYIGSVIGLISDWCGLIHTDINSMTGNNTTTGSRVQKQVYVLVLNAYYYQVWAQRNNATMNAILLMTARVFKLIKGDVKHHVKHKYKPVVDFRDEAWLKLLDLM, encoded by the coding sequence ATGAATAAGGATGTGAACACTAGACCTAACCTGTACAAAATTGGATACAGCAGTGATGACAGGTGCTGCATCTGTGAGGGGGACTCTGAAACCTTGGAGCACCTCTTCTTTCGCTGTTCTTACATCGGGTCTGTCATTGGCCTGATTTCAGACTGGTGTGGCCTGATACACACCGATATCAATTCAATGACAGGAAATAATACTACCACTGGCTCAAGAGTGCAGAAACAGGTGTATGTCCTTGTCTTGAATGCTTACTATTATCAAGTGTGGGCTCAAAGAAATAATGCCACAATGAATGCCATACTGCTCATGACTGCTAGGGTGTTCAAGCTTATCAAAGGGGACGTTAAGCATCATGTTAAACACAAGTATAAACCAGTTGTGGACTTTCGAGATGAGGCTTGGTTAAAATTGTTAGATTTGATGTAA